The proteins below are encoded in one region of Hordeum vulgare subsp. vulgare chromosome 3H, MorexV3_pseudomolecules_assembly, whole genome shotgun sequence:
- the LOC123441978 gene encoding uncharacterized protein LOC123441978 — MSHLNVIYFPTIFQKKSSVVVLPPLSHHFFPPRFNASPAWLADQAAPPSKDSHPIAGRRHHDGDVDVEGAAAAPHPLPRPSANADPDGPRRALRRGRRARPRRVPRGLPARPRPHPPLAQEEALRLPGEVRAAVEATEAVFGAPEGVKRELGRLFQRRDRVVGEELYLPWPVSSEVDRSLEAALPGSTYRAFREKMDVVASKMEDLARCVVRVLSDNVKNPKDSAPPREAPSVLCLTLYNCNKLKTRWGEFGATDRPDSYALSVQLSGRDQEICLRNQGGSTFFNLPAGSVLVTVGKQIQEWSSGEFKSAVGEILFELTDEPNPFMSLELLYSPGDLRLGEFGWHASCIDRPPKTVPLRDQIFIALVLLVLYYLFW, encoded by the exons ATGTCACATCTAAATGTGATATACTTTCCCACCATCTTCCAGAAAAAGTCGTCGGTGGTCGTGCTGCCGCCACTTTCCCACCACTTCTTCCCCCCACGATTCAACGCATCG CCTGCCTGGCTGGCCGATCAAGCAGCACCACCTTCCAAGGATTCCCACCCGATCGCCGGCCGGCGCCACCATGACGGCGACGTCGACGTCGAGGGCGCCGCGGCGGCCCCGCATCCGCTCCCGCGCCCCTCCGCCAACGCCGATCCGGACGGCCCGCGGCGCGCGCTCCGCCGCGGCCGACGAGCTCGTCCTCGCCGAGTTCCTCGAGGCCTCCCAGCGCGTCCCCGCCCTCACCCTCCCCTTGCCCAGGAAGAAGCGCTTCGACTTC CCGGCGAGGTGCGCGCCGCCGTGGAGGCCACGGAGGCGGTGTTCGGGGCGCCGGAGGGGGTGAAGCGGGAGCTGGGGAGGTTGTTCCAGAGGAGGGATCGCGTGGTCGGGGAGGAGCTCTACTTGCCCTGGCCGGTGAGCTCGGAGGTGGATCGGTCGCTGGAGGCGGCCCTTCCCGGCTCGACGTACCGAGCGTTCAG GGAGAAGATGGACGTCGTCGCATCTAAAATGGAGGATCTCGCAAGATGTGTGGTCAGAGTTCTATCAGACAACGTCAAGAACCCGAAAGACTCTGCTCCCCCTAGAGAAGCCCCATCGGTTCTCTGTCTAACGCTGTATAACTGCAACAAGTTGAAAACTCGTTGGGGGGAGTTTGGCGCCACCGACCGTCCAGACTCGTACGCCCTGAGCGTCCAACTCTCCGGACGCGACCAGGAAATTTGCCTCCGGAACCAGGGCGGGTCGACCTTTTTCAATTTGCCGGCTGGCTCTGTGCTCGTTACAGTCGGCAAGCAGATTCAG GAATGGTCCAGTGGGGAGTTCAAGAGCGCTGTTGGCGAGATACTGTTCGAGCTGACCGACGAACCAAACCCGTTCATGTCTCTGGAACTCTTGTACTCTCCAGGAGACCTGCGTCTCGGCGAGTTTGGGTGGCACGCTAGCTGCATTGACCGTCCTCCCAAGACTGTTCCTTTGAGGGACCAAATTTTCATCGCGCTGGTTCTTCTGGTTTTGTACTACCTCTTCTGGTGA